The Benincasa hispida cultivar B227 chromosome 9, ASM972705v1, whole genome shotgun sequence genome has a segment encoding these proteins:
- the LOC120085342 gene encoding transcription initiation factor TFIID subunit 12b isoform X1 — MADSTSSPRPVQPNPMDPSPPPPQQQPQVQPSTTAIPQNSSNPSNSSVNPPIPSPSALAQSPSIDHLHSLSQISSPPLSHISLPQNQQQQQQLSPAVGLDYQQKPLQQQQQQQQQQQQQQQQHSQQLVQQPQNASAMTNFQIQQALQRSPSMSRLNQMQPQQQQQQFGMMRQQSALYGQMNFGGPSTNQQQQQQQQPNQQQQMGTGNLSRSALIGQGNHLPMLSGTAQYNLQSQLLASSKQKAGLVQGPQFQSSNSHGQALQGIQAMGMIGSMNLTSQLRANGLASSYTQQRINQGQIRQQLSQQSSLTSPQVQNLPRMANLAFMNQQLTNLAQNGQPTMMQNSLQQQQWLKQMPSMSTPGSPSFRLQQRQQALLQQQLASSSQLHPNNMSLNPQQFPQLVQQQSSMGHQQLHQQHQQQQQQPQSQQQQPQQQLQQQPLHQQQQLLQQASPQQSLQPVLHQHQQHSPRIAALAGQKSLSLTGSHPDATASGASTPGGSSSQGTEAATQVLGKRKIQDLVSQVDPHGKLEPEVEDLLLEIADDFIDSVTTFSSNLAKHRKSSTLESKDLLLHLVLDKALPIINCGRAEKNWQLNVPGYSSDEWKNHNKNLSSSDVHKKRLDMIRILKEASRVETNINSPKEMVRQGVGMSIGTNTLTRPSPSSEQLLSQTAGSQLLQQMMRF; from the exons ATGGCAGACAGTACTTCGTCGCCAAGACCGGTTCAACCGAATCCGATGGACCCTTCCCCACCGCCGCCGCAGCAACAACCGCAAGTTCAACCTTCAACCACCGCTATTCCACaaaattcatcaaatccatCAAATTCCTCTGTAAATCCTCCCATTCCATCGCCTTCTGCGCTTGCTCAATCTCCTTCGATTGACCACTTACATTCGCTATCTCAAATCTCTTCTCCTCCTCTTTCGCACATCTCTCTCCCGCAAAATcaacagcaacaacaacagctgaGTCCTGCGGTTGGATTGGATTACCAGCAAAAACCTctgcagcagcagcagcagcagcagcaacaacaacaacaacagcaACAGCAACATTCACAGCAATTGGTGCAACAACCTCAGAATGCGAGTGCGATGACGAATTTCCAAATCCAGCAGGCTTTACAGCGGTCCCCATCAATGTCTCGGTTGAACCAAATGCAACcacagcagcagcagcagcagttTGGGATGATGAGACAGCAATCAGCACTTTACGGTCAGATGAATTTTGGTGGGCCTTCTACAAACCAGCAGCAGCAACAGCAGCAACAGCCGAACCAACAACAGCAAATGGGAACTGGGAATCTGTCGCGGTCTGCATTAATTGGTCAGGGAAACCATTTGCCCATGTTGTCTGGAACGGCTCAGTATAATTTGCAGTCACAATTACTGGCTTCG TCGAAGCAGAAAGCTGGGTTAGTCCAGGGTCCGCAATTTCAGTCGAGTAACTCTCATGGGCAAGCTTTGCAAGGAATTCAAGCAATGGGGATGATTGGGTCAATGAATTTGACCTCACAGCTAAGAGCTAATGGCCTTGCTTCGTCATATACCCAACAGAGAATAAACCAAGGTCAAATAAGGCAGCAATTATCTCAACAAAGTTCGCTCACGTCTCCACAG GTTCAGAACTTACCGAGAATGGCAAATCTTGCTTTTATGAATCAACAATTGACCAATTTGGCTCAGAATGGGCAGCCAACCATGATGCAGAACTCTTTGCAACAGCAACAGTGGCTGAAGCAAATGCCATCAATGTCTACCCCTGGCTCACCTTCATTTCGTCTTCAACAGAGGCAACAAGCCCTGTTACAGCAGCAACTGGCTTCATCTAGTCAATTGCATCCAAACAACATGTCCTTGAACCCTCAACAGTTTCCTCAGCTTGTACAGCAACAGTCGTCCATGGGACATCAACAGCTGCATCAACAGCATCAACAGCAACAGCAGCAACCTCAGTCacaacaacagcaaccacagcAACAGCTACAACAGCAGCCACTTCATCAACAACAGCAGCTACTTCAACAAGCATCACCACAGCAATCACTGCAACCAGTATTGCATCAGCATCAGCAGCATTCTCCTAGGATAGCTGCACTTGCGGGCCAGAAATCTCTCAGTTTGACTGGATCACATCCAGATGCCACAGCATCTGGCGCTAGTACACCTGGGGGAAGTTCAAGCCAAGGGACAGAGGCTGCCACTCAAGTCCTTGGGAAGAGAAAGATACAAGATCTGGTTTCACAG GTAGACCCACATGGAAAGCTGGAACCTGAAGTTGAAGATCTTCTCTTGGAGATTGCCGATGATTTTATTGATTCG GTTACTACCTTTTCAAGCAATCTGGCTAAACACCGAAAATCCTCAACTTTAGAATCCAAAGATCTATTGCTGCACTTAG TATTAGACAAAGCTTTACCAATCATAAATTGTGGACGTGCAGAGAAGAATTGGCAGTTGAACGTTCCTGGATATTCAAGTGACGAGTGGAAGAACCACAACAAAAAT tTATCATCAAGTGATGTTCACAAGAAACGTCTGGACATG ATACGCATATTGAAGGAAGCCTCCCGTGTCGAAACAAACATAAACAGCCCTAAAGAAATGGTACGACAAGGGGTTGGAATGTCCATTGGTACCAACACTCTAACAAGGCCTTCACCAAGTTCAGAACAACTATTGTCACAAACGGCCGGTTCACAGCTGCTGCAGCAAATGATGAGGTTTTAA
- the LOC120085342 gene encoding transcription initiation factor TFIID subunit 12b isoform X2 translates to MADSTSSPRPVQPNPMDPSPPPPQQQPQVQPSTTAIPQNSSNPSNSSVNPPIPSPSALAQSPSIDHLHSLSQISSPPLSHISLPQNQQQQQQLSPAVGLDYQQKPLQQQQQQQQQQQQQQQQHSQQLVQQPQNASAMTNFQIQQALQRSPSMSRLNQMQPQQQQQQFGMMRQQSALYGQMNFGGPSTNQQQQQQQQPNQQQQMGTGNLSRSALIGQGNHLPMLSGTAQYNLQSQLLASKAGLVQGPQFQSSNSHGQALQGIQAMGMIGSMNLTSQLRANGLASSYTQQRINQGQIRQQLSQQSSLTSPQVQNLPRMANLAFMNQQLTNLAQNGQPTMMQNSLQQQQWLKQMPSMSTPGSPSFRLQQRQQALLQQQLASSSQLHPNNMSLNPQQFPQLVQQQSSMGHQQLHQQHQQQQQQPQSQQQQPQQQLQQQPLHQQQQLLQQASPQQSLQPVLHQHQQHSPRIAALAGQKSLSLTGSHPDATASGASTPGGSSSQGTEAATQVLGKRKIQDLVSQVDPHGKLEPEVEDLLLEIADDFIDSVTTFSSNLAKHRKSSTLESKDLLLHLVLDKALPIINCGRAEKNWQLNVPGYSSDEWKNHNKNLSSSDVHKKRLDMIRILKEASRVETNINSPKEMVRQGVGMSIGTNTLTRPSPSSEQLLSQTAGSQLLQQMMRF, encoded by the exons ATGGCAGACAGTACTTCGTCGCCAAGACCGGTTCAACCGAATCCGATGGACCCTTCCCCACCGCCGCCGCAGCAACAACCGCAAGTTCAACCTTCAACCACCGCTATTCCACaaaattcatcaaatccatCAAATTCCTCTGTAAATCCTCCCATTCCATCGCCTTCTGCGCTTGCTCAATCTCCTTCGATTGACCACTTACATTCGCTATCTCAAATCTCTTCTCCTCCTCTTTCGCACATCTCTCTCCCGCAAAATcaacagcaacaacaacagctgaGTCCTGCGGTTGGATTGGATTACCAGCAAAAACCTctgcagcagcagcagcagcagcagcaacaacaacaacaacagcaACAGCAACATTCACAGCAATTGGTGCAACAACCTCAGAATGCGAGTGCGATGACGAATTTCCAAATCCAGCAGGCTTTACAGCGGTCCCCATCAATGTCTCGGTTGAACCAAATGCAACcacagcagcagcagcagcagttTGGGATGATGAGACAGCAATCAGCACTTTACGGTCAGATGAATTTTGGTGGGCCTTCTACAAACCAGCAGCAGCAACAGCAGCAACAGCCGAACCAACAACAGCAAATGGGAACTGGGAATCTGTCGCGGTCTGCATTAATTGGTCAGGGAAACCATTTGCCCATGTTGTCTGGAACGGCTCAGTATAATTTGCAGTCACAATTACTGGCTTCG AAAGCTGGGTTAGTCCAGGGTCCGCAATTTCAGTCGAGTAACTCTCATGGGCAAGCTTTGCAAGGAATTCAAGCAATGGGGATGATTGGGTCAATGAATTTGACCTCACAGCTAAGAGCTAATGGCCTTGCTTCGTCATATACCCAACAGAGAATAAACCAAGGTCAAATAAGGCAGCAATTATCTCAACAAAGTTCGCTCACGTCTCCACAG GTTCAGAACTTACCGAGAATGGCAAATCTTGCTTTTATGAATCAACAATTGACCAATTTGGCTCAGAATGGGCAGCCAACCATGATGCAGAACTCTTTGCAACAGCAACAGTGGCTGAAGCAAATGCCATCAATGTCTACCCCTGGCTCACCTTCATTTCGTCTTCAACAGAGGCAACAAGCCCTGTTACAGCAGCAACTGGCTTCATCTAGTCAATTGCATCCAAACAACATGTCCTTGAACCCTCAACAGTTTCCTCAGCTTGTACAGCAACAGTCGTCCATGGGACATCAACAGCTGCATCAACAGCATCAACAGCAACAGCAGCAACCTCAGTCacaacaacagcaaccacagcAACAGCTACAACAGCAGCCACTTCATCAACAACAGCAGCTACTTCAACAAGCATCACCACAGCAATCACTGCAACCAGTATTGCATCAGCATCAGCAGCATTCTCCTAGGATAGCTGCACTTGCGGGCCAGAAATCTCTCAGTTTGACTGGATCACATCCAGATGCCACAGCATCTGGCGCTAGTACACCTGGGGGAAGTTCAAGCCAAGGGACAGAGGCTGCCACTCAAGTCCTTGGGAAGAGAAAGATACAAGATCTGGTTTCACAG GTAGACCCACATGGAAAGCTGGAACCTGAAGTTGAAGATCTTCTCTTGGAGATTGCCGATGATTTTATTGATTCG GTTACTACCTTTTCAAGCAATCTGGCTAAACACCGAAAATCCTCAACTTTAGAATCCAAAGATCTATTGCTGCACTTAG TATTAGACAAAGCTTTACCAATCATAAATTGTGGACGTGCAGAGAAGAATTGGCAGTTGAACGTTCCTGGATATTCAAGTGACGAGTGGAAGAACCACAACAAAAAT tTATCATCAAGTGATGTTCACAAGAAACGTCTGGACATG ATACGCATATTGAAGGAAGCCTCCCGTGTCGAAACAAACATAAACAGCCCTAAAGAAATGGTACGACAAGGGGTTGGAATGTCCATTGGTACCAACACTCTAACAAGGCCTTCACCAAGTTCAGAACAACTATTGTCACAAACGGCCGGTTCACAGCTGCTGCAGCAAATGATGAGGTTTTAA
- the LOC120085342 gene encoding transcription initiation factor TFIID subunit 12b isoform X3 has protein sequence MADSTSSPRPVQPNPMDPSPPPPQQQPQVQPSTTAIPQNSSNPSNSSVNPPIPSPSALAQSPSIDHLHSLSQISSPPLSHISLPQNQQQQQQLSPAVGLDYQQKPLQQQQQQQQQQQQQQQQHSQQLVQQPQNASAMTNFQIQQALQRSPSMSRLNQMQPQQQQQQFGMMRQQSALYGQMNFGGPSTNQQQQQQQQPNQQQQMGTGNLSRSALIGQGNHLPMLSGTAQYNLQSQLLASSKQKAGLVQGPQFQSSNSHGQALQGIQAMGMIGSMNLTSQLRANGLASSYTQQRINQGQIRQQLSQQSSLTSPQVQNLPRMANLAFMNQQLTNLAQNGQPTMMQNSLQQQQWLKQMPSMSTPGSPSFRLQQRQQALLQQQLASSSQLHPNNMSLNPQQFPQLVQQQSSMGHQQLHQQHQQQQQQPQSQQQQPQQQLQQQPLHQQQQLLQQASPQQSLQPVLHQHQQHSPRIAALAGQKSLSLTGSHPDATASGASTPGGSSSQGTEAATQVLGKRKIQDLVSQVDPHGKLEPEVEDLLLEIADDFIDSVTTFSSNLAKHRKSSTLESKDLLLHLEKNWQLNVPGYSSDEWKNHNKNLSSSDVHKKRLDMIRILKEASRVETNINSPKEMVRQGVGMSIGTNTLTRPSPSSEQLLSQTAGSQLLQQMMRF, from the exons ATGGCAGACAGTACTTCGTCGCCAAGACCGGTTCAACCGAATCCGATGGACCCTTCCCCACCGCCGCCGCAGCAACAACCGCAAGTTCAACCTTCAACCACCGCTATTCCACaaaattcatcaaatccatCAAATTCCTCTGTAAATCCTCCCATTCCATCGCCTTCTGCGCTTGCTCAATCTCCTTCGATTGACCACTTACATTCGCTATCTCAAATCTCTTCTCCTCCTCTTTCGCACATCTCTCTCCCGCAAAATcaacagcaacaacaacagctgaGTCCTGCGGTTGGATTGGATTACCAGCAAAAACCTctgcagcagcagcagcagcagcagcaacaacaacaacaacagcaACAGCAACATTCACAGCAATTGGTGCAACAACCTCAGAATGCGAGTGCGATGACGAATTTCCAAATCCAGCAGGCTTTACAGCGGTCCCCATCAATGTCTCGGTTGAACCAAATGCAACcacagcagcagcagcagcagttTGGGATGATGAGACAGCAATCAGCACTTTACGGTCAGATGAATTTTGGTGGGCCTTCTACAAACCAGCAGCAGCAACAGCAGCAACAGCCGAACCAACAACAGCAAATGGGAACTGGGAATCTGTCGCGGTCTGCATTAATTGGTCAGGGAAACCATTTGCCCATGTTGTCTGGAACGGCTCAGTATAATTTGCAGTCACAATTACTGGCTTCG TCGAAGCAGAAAGCTGGGTTAGTCCAGGGTCCGCAATTTCAGTCGAGTAACTCTCATGGGCAAGCTTTGCAAGGAATTCAAGCAATGGGGATGATTGGGTCAATGAATTTGACCTCACAGCTAAGAGCTAATGGCCTTGCTTCGTCATATACCCAACAGAGAATAAACCAAGGTCAAATAAGGCAGCAATTATCTCAACAAAGTTCGCTCACGTCTCCACAG GTTCAGAACTTACCGAGAATGGCAAATCTTGCTTTTATGAATCAACAATTGACCAATTTGGCTCAGAATGGGCAGCCAACCATGATGCAGAACTCTTTGCAACAGCAACAGTGGCTGAAGCAAATGCCATCAATGTCTACCCCTGGCTCACCTTCATTTCGTCTTCAACAGAGGCAACAAGCCCTGTTACAGCAGCAACTGGCTTCATCTAGTCAATTGCATCCAAACAACATGTCCTTGAACCCTCAACAGTTTCCTCAGCTTGTACAGCAACAGTCGTCCATGGGACATCAACAGCTGCATCAACAGCATCAACAGCAACAGCAGCAACCTCAGTCacaacaacagcaaccacagcAACAGCTACAACAGCAGCCACTTCATCAACAACAGCAGCTACTTCAACAAGCATCACCACAGCAATCACTGCAACCAGTATTGCATCAGCATCAGCAGCATTCTCCTAGGATAGCTGCACTTGCGGGCCAGAAATCTCTCAGTTTGACTGGATCACATCCAGATGCCACAGCATCTGGCGCTAGTACACCTGGGGGAAGTTCAAGCCAAGGGACAGAGGCTGCCACTCAAGTCCTTGGGAAGAGAAAGATACAAGATCTGGTTTCACAG GTAGACCCACATGGAAAGCTGGAACCTGAAGTTGAAGATCTTCTCTTGGAGATTGCCGATGATTTTATTGATTCG GTTACTACCTTTTCAAGCAATCTGGCTAAACACCGAAAATCCTCAACTTTAGAATCCAAAGATCTATTGCTGCACTTAG AGAAGAATTGGCAGTTGAACGTTCCTGGATATTCAAGTGACGAGTGGAAGAACCACAACAAAAAT tTATCATCAAGTGATGTTCACAAGAAACGTCTGGACATG ATACGCATATTGAAGGAAGCCTCCCGTGTCGAAACAAACATAAACAGCCCTAAAGAAATGGTACGACAAGGGGTTGGAATGTCCATTGGTACCAACACTCTAACAAGGCCTTCACCAAGTTCAGAACAACTATTGTCACAAACGGCCGGTTCACAGCTGCTGCAGCAAATGATGAGGTTTTAA